One stretch of Paramormyrops kingsleyae isolate MSU_618 chromosome 4, PKINGS_0.4, whole genome shotgun sequence DNA includes these proteins:
- the LOC140588996 gene encoding uncharacterized protein: MGGAASAMIPPVECETKRTESVLMERAGSPVPSCVSMNSDQSMNPPIVFREGRFPTDQRDRVNRCNSHPHKADLSSIFKLLEKKAQKFLKDELMKFKRYLDQNDPECSEPQLEEDNDLDSDGQMQKTCGREGALKITLYILRTMEQNDLADMLEKRHLLSQCQHIIKCNLKKKFECVFEGKAKEGQPTLLKEIYTELYITEGGAGGVNDEHEVRQIETASKKRVTEDTTVKLDSCRLTETCCEVLASALRSNSSQLRELDLSDNDLQDSGVKLFSAGLGDSHCTLEILRLPFCRVTEEGCSSLASALRSNPSHLRELDLSYNHPGDSGVKLLSVLLEDPSCKLEKLNVDHSEECRTRPGFQKYSCQLTLDPNTANSRLSLSEGNRKVTCGAEQPYPDHPERFDWLEQVLCRESLSGRCYWEAEWSGYEARIAVTYKGIRRKGLSDDCGLGYNDKSWSLFCSPDSYFVYHNNKLTVIPIKPSGSRRVGVYLDWAAGTLSFYRVSSDGLTLLYSFTSSFTEPLCPGFYVYYYSSVSLCMLG, translated from the exons ATGGGGGGAGCTGCTTCTGCAATGATCCCCCCTGTGGAGTGTGAAACAAAGAGAactgagag tgtcctgatggagagagcaggctcacctgtacccagctgtgtttccatgaacaGTGACCAGTCAATGAACCCACCAATCGTATTCAGAGAGGGAcgttttcctacagatcaaag gGACCGAGTGAATAGATGTAATTCACATCCACATAAAGCAGACttatcatccatcttcaag TTATTGGAGAAAAAAGCTCAAAAGTttctgaaggatgagctgatgaaattcaaaaggtacctggatcagaatgacccagaatgctctgagcctcagctggaggaggacaatgacctggacagtgatggtcagatgcagaagacctgtggtagagagggagctctgaagatcacactgtacatcctgaggaccatggagcaaaatgatctcgctgacatgctggagaaga GGCATCTTCTGTCACAGTGTCAGCACATAATCAAATGTAAtctgaagaagaaatttgagtgtgtatttgaagggaaagctaaggaaggacagccaacacttctcaaagagatttacacagaactctacataactgaagggggagctggaggagtcaatgatgaacatgaagtgagacagattgaaacagcatccaagaaaagggtaacagaagatactacagtcaa gctggacagctgtagactcacagagacatgctgtgaagtgttggcttcagctctcagatcaaactcctctcagctgagagagctggatctgagtgacaatgacctgcaggattcaggggtgaagctgttctctgctggactgggggattcacactgtacactggagatactgag gctgccattctgtagagtcacagaagaaggctgttcttccctggcttcagctctgaggtcaaacccctctcacctgagagagctggacctgagctacaatcacccaggagactcaggagtgaagctgctctctgttctactggaggatcccagctgtaaactggagaaactgaa tgtggaccacagtgaagagtgcaggaccagaccagggttccagaaat actcctgccagctgacgctggaccccaacacagcaaacagccgcctgtctctgtcagaggggaacaggaaggtgacatgtggggcagagcagccatatcctgatcatccagagagatttgactggtTGGagcaagttctgtgcagagagagtctgtctggtcgctgttactgggaggctgagtggagtggataTGAAGCCCGGATagcagtgacttataaaggaatcaggaggaaaggactcagtgatgactgtgggcttggatacaatgacaagtcatggagtctgttctgctctcctgacagttacttTGTCTATCACAATAATAAACtgactgtcatacccataaagccctcaggctcccgcagagtaggagtgtatctggactgggcggctggtactctgtccttctacagagtctcctctgatggactgaccctcctgtacagcttcacctcctcattcactgaacccctctgtccagggttttatgtttattattactcctccgtgtccctgtgcatgctgggatag